The Pseudomonas sp. TH06 genome has a window encoding:
- a CDS encoding DUF1810 domain-containing protein, translating into MRSTDQYDPFNLQRFVQAQDPVFERVQRELDEGRKRSHWMWFVFPQFAGLGGSEMSRRFAIGSAAETRAYLDHPLLGARLRTCTQLVLNVQQRSIAEIFGHPDDLKFHSSMTLFAQFAAEDCLFNQALERYFHGILDEWTLQLLDSKQAQLPADQG; encoded by the coding sequence ATGAGAAGCACTGATCAGTACGACCCGTTCAATCTGCAACGTTTTGTCCAGGCCCAGGACCCGGTGTTCGAACGGGTCCAGCGCGAACTCGACGAAGGCCGCAAACGCAGCCACTGGATGTGGTTTGTCTTCCCGCAGTTCGCCGGATTGGGCGGCAGCGAAATGTCCCGACGCTTCGCCATCGGCTCGGCCGCCGAAACCCGCGCCTATCTGGATCACCCATTGCTCGGCGCGCGGCTGCGCACCTGCACGCAACTGGTGTTGAATGTGCAGCAGCGTTCGATTGCCGAGATTTTCGGCCATCCCGATGACCTGAAATTTCATTCTTCAATGACGCTGTTCGCCCAGTTTGCCGCTGAAGACTGCTTATTCAATCAGGCTCTGGAGCGTTACTTCCACGGCATTCTCGATGAATGGACGCTGCAGTTGCTCGACTCAAAACAGGCCCAACTGCCCGCCGATCAGGGTTGA
- a CDS encoding aldo/keto reductase has product MRTLELAGVQVPVIGQGTWRMGEDRSAHTREVAALRTGIELGMTLIDTAEMYAEGGAETVVGEAIARIRDQVFLVSKVYPHNASRKGIPQACERSLRRLGTDYIDLYLLHWRGQYPLEETVEAFERLREDGKIGRWGVSNFDVDDLEELSSSACATNQVLYNLEERGIEFDLLPWCQHQRMPLMAYCPIGQGGAMLAEPLLNQIAIRHGVTPAQVSLAWILRQDGVIAIPKAVRPEHVQLNAQAAQLQLEAGDLAALDQAFQAPQRKQRLAMV; this is encoded by the coding sequence ATGCGTACCCTCGAATTGGCCGGCGTGCAGGTGCCGGTGATTGGCCAGGGCACCTGGCGCATGGGTGAAGACCGTTCGGCGCACACGCGTGAAGTGGCGGCGCTGCGCACGGGTATCGAGTTGGGCATGACCCTGATCGATACGGCGGAGATGTACGCCGAGGGCGGTGCCGAAACAGTCGTTGGCGAAGCCATTGCCCGTATTCGCGATCAGGTGTTTCTGGTCAGCAAGGTCTACCCGCACAACGCCAGCCGCAAAGGCATCCCACAGGCCTGCGAACGCAGCCTGCGCCGGCTCGGCACCGATTACATCGACCTCTATCTGCTGCATTGGCGCGGCCAGTATCCGCTGGAAGAAACCGTCGAGGCGTTCGAACGCCTGCGCGAGGACGGCAAGATCGGTCGTTGGGGCGTGTCGAATTTCGACGTCGACGATCTCGAAGAACTCTCGAGTTCAGCCTGCGCGACCAATCAGGTGCTCTACAACCTGGAGGAACGCGGCATCGAATTCGATCTGCTGCCGTGGTGCCAACACCAGCGCATGCCGTTGATGGCCTACTGTCCGATTGGCCAGGGCGGCGCGATGCTGGCTGAACCGCTGCTGAATCAGATTGCCATTCGTCATGGGGTAACCCCCGCACAGGTTTCGCTGGCGTGGATTCTGCGTCAGGATGGTGTGATTGCGATTCCCAAGGCTGTGCGACCGGAACATGTGCAACTCAATGCACAAGCGGCGCAGCTGCAACTGGAGGCCGGGGATCTGGCGGCGCTGGACCAGGCGTTTCAAGCGCCACAACGCAAGCAGCGGCTGGCCATGGTCTGA
- a CDS encoding aldose epimerase family protein: MLQSRHLLSGLGLSLMIATLSANAAGLSAEHKAFGKTNDGTPVEQYILRNSHGMQATVITYGATLQSLKVADKHGKFDDVVLGFDDVQGYQKGTAYFGATIGRFGNRLAEGAFELDGKRYQVPQNDKTNALHGGTLGFDKKVWKAQETKDKDSVGVTLTYLSADGEMGFPGNLTTEVTYRLTDNNELRIDYKASTDKPTVLNLTNHSYFNLAGAGNGDILKQVATLHASHYTPVTAKLIPTGELAPVAGTPMDFSKPTAIGTHIKADHPQLKFAEPKQGGFDFNWALDTKGDIGKVATEVSDPQSGRVLQLFTTEPGVQFYTSNFLDGTVKGKGGKVYPHWGAFTLETQHYPDSPNQPNFPSTRLDPGQTYSHSVVLKFSAK; the protein is encoded by the coding sequence ATGCTTCAATCCCGTCACCTGCTCTCCGGCCTCGGACTCTCTCTGATGATCGCCACCCTTTCCGCCAACGCGGCGGGCCTCAGCGCCGAACACAAAGCCTTCGGCAAAACCAATGACGGCACGCCCGTCGAGCAATACATCCTGCGCAACAGCCACGGCATGCAAGCGACCGTCATCACCTACGGCGCGACCCTGCAATCGCTGAAAGTGGCGGACAAGCACGGCAAGTTCGACGACGTCGTGCTCGGTTTCGATGATGTGCAGGGCTACCAGAAAGGCACTGCCTACTTCGGCGCGACCATCGGCCGTTTCGGCAATCGCCTCGCCGAAGGTGCATTCGAACTCGACGGCAAGCGCTATCAAGTGCCGCAGAACGACAAGACCAACGCGCTGCACGGCGGCACGCTGGGCTTCGATAAAAAGGTCTGGAAGGCACAAGAAACCAAAGACAAGGACTCAGTCGGCGTGACCCTGACGTATCTGTCGGCGGATGGTGAAATGGGCTTCCCCGGCAACCTCACCACCGAAGTGACCTATCGCCTCACCGACAACAACGAGTTGCGCATCGACTACAAGGCCAGCACCGACAAACCGACCGTGCTCAACCTGACCAACCACAGCTACTTCAACCTCGCCGGCGCCGGCAATGGCGACATTCTCAAACAGGTCGCCACCCTGCACGCCAGCCATTACACCCCGGTCACCGCCAAATTGATCCCGACCGGCGAACTGGCGCCCGTGGCGGGCACGCCGATGGATTTCAGCAAACCGACGGCGATCGGTACGCACATCAAGGCTGATCATCCGCAGTTGAAATTCGCCGAGCCGAAACAGGGTGGGTTTGATTTCAACTGGGCGCTGGATACCAAGGGTGACATCGGCAAAGTTGCTACTGAGGTGAGTGACCCACAGTCCGGTCGTGTTCTACAGTTGTTTACCACGGAACCGGGGGTGCAGTTCTATACCAGCAACTTCCTCGACGGCACGGTCAAGGGCAAGGGCGGCAAGGTGTATCCGCATTGGGGCGCGTTTACCCTGGAAACGCAGCACTATCCGGACTCACCGAACCAGCCGAACTTCCCGAGTACTCGGCTGGATCCGGGGCAGACTTACAGCCACAGCGTGGTGTTGAAGTTCTCCGCCAAATAA
- a CDS encoding MFS transporter, translating to MTDPASADFSRVDRTARADKLPYAALLAFAMTGFIAILTETLPAGLLPQIGAGLNVSEVLAGQLVTLYALGSIVAAIPLTVATRGWPRRRVLLMTVGGFLLFNTITTVSSHYGLTLASRFLAGMAAGLSWGIMAGYARGIVPVHQQGRALAIAMLGTPVALSLGTPAGTWLGNLIGWRASFGIMSALALVLAAWIVIAVPDRPGQASDERLPLLESLRLPGVRPVLFVVLTWMLGHNILYTYISPFLMQAGLADRVDLVLLVFGLCSLVGIWIIGLLVDRWLRWLTLISLAVFALTALVLALIAPSPLLIYACMAVWGLSFGGSATLLLTSAADSAGEHVDVVQAMLTTSWNVAIAGGGLFGGLLLDRAGAMSFPWALLILSLIALATVWINKTHSFKPGRRQH from the coding sequence ATGACCGACCCCGCAAGCGCCGATTTCAGCCGCGTCGACCGCACCGCCCGTGCGGACAAACTGCCTTATGCCGCGTTGCTGGCGTTCGCCATGACCGGTTTCATCGCCATCCTCACCGAAACCCTGCCGGCCGGGCTGCTGCCGCAAATCGGCGCGGGCCTCAACGTCAGCGAAGTGCTCGCCGGGCAACTGGTGACGTTGTACGCGCTGGGTTCGATAGTCGCAGCGATCCCGCTGACCGTGGCCACGCGCGGCTGGCCTCGGCGGCGGGTGTTGTTGATGACGGTGGGCGGGTTTCTGCTGTTCAACACCATCACCACGGTTTCCAGCCATTACGGTCTGACCTTGGCTTCGCGCTTTCTCGCCGGGATGGCGGCGGGGCTGTCGTGGGGGATCATGGCCGGGTATGCGCGCGGGATAGTGCCGGTGCATCAGCAGGGGCGGGCGCTGGCAATCGCCATGCTCGGCACCCCGGTGGCGCTGTCGTTGGGCACACCGGCGGGGACGTGGCTGGGCAATCTGATCGGCTGGCGTGCGTCGTTCGGGATCATGTCGGCGCTGGCTCTGGTGCTGGCGGCGTGGATCGTCATTGCGGTGCCGGATCGACCGGGGCAGGCCAGTGACGAGCGTCTGCCATTGCTCGAATCGTTGCGTCTGCCGGGCGTGCGGCCGGTGTTGTTTGTGGTGCTGACGTGGATGCTCGGGCACAACATTCTCTACACCTACATCTCACCGTTTCTGATGCAGGCCGGTCTCGCCGACCGGGTCGATCTGGTGTTGCTGGTGTTTGGCCTGTGTTCGCTGGTGGGGATCTGGATCATCGGCCTGCTGGTGGATCGCTGGTTGCGCTGGCTGACGTTGATCAGCCTTGCGGTATTTGCACTGACGGCACTGGTGTTGGCGCTGATTGCGCCGTCACCGTTGCTCATTTATGCCTGTATGGCGGTGTGGGGCTTGTCGTTTGGCGGCTCGGCCACCTTGCTGCTGACTTCGGCGGCGGACTCGGCCGGTGAGCATGTCGACGTGGTGCAGGCGATGCTCACCACCTCCTGGAACGTAGCGATTGCCGGCGGTGGTTTGTTTGGCGGCTTGTTGCTGGACCGGGCAGGGGCGATGTCGTTTCCGTGGGCGCTGCTGATTCTGTCCCTCATCGCTTTGGCGACGGTGTGGATCAACAAGACCCACAGCTTCAAACCGGGGCGTCGCCAGCACTAA
- a CDS encoding sulfite exporter TauE/SafE family protein, which yields MELANFGLVIAGLVVGFIVGMTGVGGGSLMTPILLWFGINPATAVGTDLLYAAITKSSGVLVHRKNKNIDWAITGWLTLGSVPAVAMTLWFLSTLHTAPDAMNAIIKQALGFVLFATALAIFFKKRLLEFAHKRAGGNYNPSGSRLNVMTVITGLILGTMVALTSIGAGALGTVALFILYPLLPTRRLVGTEIAHAVPLTLVAGLGHASMGNMDWGVLGFLLVGSLPGIWLGSHLTGRISDEVLRPCLATMLVLIGYKLAF from the coding sequence ATGGAATTGGCAAATTTCGGCTTGGTGATTGCCGGGCTGGTGGTGGGGTTTATCGTCGGCATGACCGGTGTCGGCGGTGGTTCATTGATGACGCCGATCCTCCTGTGGTTCGGTATCAACCCGGCAACGGCAGTCGGCACTGACCTGCTTTACGCCGCCATTACCAAATCCAGTGGTGTGCTGGTTCATCGCAAGAACAAGAACATCGACTGGGCCATTACCGGCTGGCTGACCCTTGGCAGCGTGCCCGCGGTGGCCATGACCCTGTGGTTTCTCAGCACCCTGCACACCGCGCCGGACGCGATGAACGCCATCATCAAGCAGGCGTTGGGCTTCGTGTTGTTCGCCACGGCGCTGGCGATTTTCTTCAAGAAACGCTTGCTCGAATTCGCTCACAAACGTGCGGGCGGCAACTACAACCCGAGTGGTTCGCGGCTGAACGTGATGACAGTGATCACCGGTCTGATCCTCGGCACCATGGTCGCCCTGACCTCGATCGGGGCTGGCGCCTTGGGCACGGTCGCGCTGTTCATCCTCTATCCGCTGTTGCCAACGCGCCGTCTGGTCGGCACCGAAATCGCTCACGCCGTGCCACTGACGCTGGTGGCAGGTCTTGGCCACGCGAGCATGGGCAACATGGATTGGGGCGTGCTGGGCTTTTTGCTGGTCGGTTCGCTGCCAGGCATCTGGCTCGGCAGCCACCTGACCGGACGCATCTCCGACGAAGTCTTGCGCCCGTGCCTGGCGACGATGCTGGTGTTGATCGGTTACAAATTGGCGTTTTGA
- a CDS encoding GNAT family N-acetyltransferase — MHIDYLCDHPELIEELAELNFKEWGEFRPGDTLEARTERMRAACGKGAIPSVVVAIEDGRLLGGALLIDSDMKIRPDLTPWLAGVYVKAEERGRGIASQLVRRIVEEAAGLGVRELYLYTDAAQSLYARLGWEVVEDLVYEDLPVTIMKYTFAD, encoded by the coding sequence ATGCACATCGATTACCTGTGCGATCACCCCGAACTGATAGAAGAACTGGCCGAACTCAACTTCAAGGAATGGGGTGAGTTTCGCCCGGGCGATACCCTTGAAGCGCGCACCGAACGTATGCGCGCGGCGTGCGGCAAGGGCGCGATTCCCAGCGTGGTGGTGGCGATCGAAGACGGCAGGTTGCTCGGTGGCGCACTGCTGATCGACAGTGACATGAAGATTCGCCCGGACCTGACGCCCTGGCTGGCCGGGGTTTATGTGAAAGCCGAGGAGCGTGGACGCGGGATCGCTTCGCAACTGGTCAGGCGGATTGTTGAAGAGGCTGCGGGGCTGGGTGTGCGGGAGTTGTATCTGTACACCGACGCGGCGCAATCGCTGTATGCGCGGCTGGGTTGGGAAGTGGTCGAGGATCTGGTCTACGAAGATTTGCCGGTGACGATCATGAAGTACACCTTTGCTGACTGA
- a CDS encoding DUF4174 domain-containing protein, whose product MLIRSMTLTLLLAIAGPLFAAENDSPIAGDMGRARPLIVIAQSTVDPVWVGLKKSLEDPANKKGVADRNIKVYTILNMTGQLDGKDLGQQDTMALLRSLKLGAGAYPKVFLVGKDGETKLTASGDEAKSVDLKKIFDTVDALPASEKDIAPPSVATTPAATEPASKGTKGAKPTKPAKPAKPPEMPDD is encoded by the coding sequence ATGCTCATCAGGTCAATGACCCTGACACTCTTGCTGGCGATTGCCGGCCCCTTGTTCGCTGCTGAAAACGATTCGCCGATTGCCGGAGATATGGGCCGTGCCCGACCGCTGATCGTGATCGCGCAAAGCACCGTTGACCCTGTGTGGGTCGGCCTGAAAAAGTCGCTGGAGGATCCGGCGAACAAGAAGGGCGTCGCCGATCGCAACATCAAGGTCTACACCATCCTCAACATGACCGGCCAACTCGATGGCAAGGACCTCGGTCAGCAGGACACCATGGCCTTGCTGCGTTCTCTGAAACTCGGCGCCGGGGCCTATCCGAAAGTGTTCCTGGTCGGCAAGGACGGCGAGACCAAACTCACGGCGTCGGGGGACGAAGCGAAGTCAGTGGACCTGAAGAAAATCTTCGACACCGTTGATGCGTTGCCAGCGAGTGAGAAGGACATCGCACCACCGTCCGTGGCGACGACACCCGCGGCCACCGAACCGGCCTCGAAAGGCACGAAAGGTGCCAAACCGACAAAACCCGCCAAACCGGCCAAGCCACCGGAAATGCCGGATGATTGA
- a CDS encoding retron system putative HNH endonuclease → MRKILKGTEPASLSQWKVRNNTATYRDLPAEERQSVRTACINEQFGLCAYCCQSITVGAAHNEHIAAQDRFPARTLDFSNIVASCENRHHCGHGRKTQPLKVTPFMAECETELKFYLSGRVVGKTDRATESIKTLNLGDTEESNRGLIEKRKRMVDDLIFTGGLRPDGLEDEDLLSILLEDMLTPQKGQLQPFSPVLVNVIRQILP, encoded by the coding sequence GTGCGTAAGATTCTCAAAGGAACTGAGCCAGCATCGCTGAGCCAATGGAAGGTCAGAAACAACACCGCGACTTATCGCGATTTGCCCGCAGAAGAACGTCAATCCGTTCGCACGGCTTGTATCAATGAACAATTCGGACTCTGCGCTTATTGCTGCCAATCCATCACCGTCGGCGCTGCCCACAACGAACACATCGCCGCGCAGGATCGATTCCCTGCGCGCACCCTGGATTTCAGCAATATCGTTGCCAGTTGCGAAAACCGTCATCACTGTGGGCATGGTCGAAAGACTCAGCCGCTTAAAGTGACGCCGTTCATGGCTGAGTGCGAAACCGAGCTCAAGTTTTACCTGTCCGGACGTGTCGTTGGCAAAACCGACCGTGCCACAGAATCAATCAAGACGCTGAATCTGGGCGATACCGAAGAAAGCAATCGGGGCCTCATCGAAAAACGCAAACGGATGGTCGATGACCTTATCTTTACCGGAGGGCTGCGACCTGACGGACTGGAGGACGAAGATCTCTTGAGCATCCTTCTCGAAGATATGTTGACGCCTCAAAAGGGTCAGCTTCAGCCCTTCTCTCCCGTTTTGGTCAATGTAATCCGCCAGATTCTGCCGTGA
- a CDS encoding AAA family ATPase → MEIQALILKDVGRFTDLRIVLAPTKKHHSNVTVLVGNNGAGKTTVLKSMATLLSWLVARIRNEKGSGNFPAEESIRNGASSALIMLGVTDEAHLSSDAPVYDIDIPPMWGIARTRQGRKSTAHNELSGISRLADHYRTQLTANDKASLPLIAYYPVERSVLEIPLKIRTKHTFDQLDGYDNSLNRGVDFRRFFEWFREREDSENETGISDTALAEISEKFGTDSDVWKTLANLKASSRDRQLTAVRSAIAAFMPGFTNLRVQRKPRLHMAIDKGGVTLNVAQLSQGEKSMMALVGDIARRLAMMNQSLDNPLHGDGIVLIDEVDLHLHPRWQRSLIRQLSETFPNCQFVLTTHSPLVISDAKDVLVYVLNDGEIHEHSGLYGLDANQVLLEVMDTDIRNSDVQKRLNRLMECLQDGELKKAQTLFAELSKELPEGHIELAKAALLIRKLELRSA, encoded by the coding sequence ATGGAAATACAAGCGTTAATACTGAAAGATGTCGGCCGATTCACCGACTTGAGAATTGTGCTGGCTCCCACCAAGAAACATCACTCGAACGTTACGGTTCTGGTAGGAAATAACGGCGCAGGTAAGACCACCGTTTTAAAGTCGATGGCTACCTTACTGAGCTGGTTGGTTGCCCGAATTCGCAATGAGAAAGGGAGTGGCAACTTTCCTGCTGAGGAAAGCATTCGAAATGGTGCTTCAAGTGCGTTAATCATGCTTGGCGTAACGGACGAAGCACATCTAAGTTCAGATGCGCCTGTCTACGATATTGATATTCCTCCAATGTGGGGAATTGCCAGAACTAGACAAGGACGAAAGAGTACTGCGCATAACGAGCTGTCGGGTATCAGCCGTCTCGCAGACCACTACCGCACCCAGCTCACCGCCAACGACAAAGCCTCCCTCCCCCTGATCGCCTACTACCCGGTCGAACGCTCCGTCCTCGAAATCCCGCTAAAAATCCGCACCAAACACACCTTCGACCAACTCGACGGTTACGACAACTCGCTCAACCGAGGCGTCGACTTCCGTCGTTTCTTCGAATGGTTTCGCGAGCGCGAAGACAGCGAAAACGAGACCGGCATTTCCGACACCGCACTGGCCGAAATCTCCGAGAAATTCGGCACCGACAGCGACGTCTGGAAAACCCTCGCCAATCTGAAAGCCTCCTCCCGCGACCGCCAGTTGACCGCCGTGCGCTCAGCCATCGCCGCATTCATGCCAGGCTTCACCAATCTGCGCGTCCAGCGCAAACCGCGCCTGCACATGGCAATCGACAAGGGCGGCGTCACCCTCAACGTCGCCCAACTCTCCCAAGGCGAGAAATCGATGATGGCGCTGGTCGGTGACATCGCACGGCGCTTGGCGATGATGAACCAGTCGCTGGACAACCCGCTGCACGGCGACGGCATCGTGCTGATCGACGAAGTCGATCTGCACCTGCACCCGAGATGGCAGCGCAGCCTTATCCGACAGTTGAGCGAAACCTTCCCGAACTGCCAGTTCGTCCTTACCACGCACTCGCCGCTGGTGATCAGCGATGCCAAAGATGTGCTGGTTTACGTGCTTAATGACGGTGAAATCCACGAACACAGCGGCTTGTACGGTCTAGATGCCAATCAGGTGCTGTTGGAAGTCATGGACACCGACATCCGCAACAGCGACGTGCAGAAACGCCTCAATCGATTGATGGAATGTTTGCAGGACGGTGAGCTGAAGAAAGCTCAGACGCTTTTCGCCGAGCTTTCCAAGGAGCTTCCCGAGGGGCATATCGAGCTGGCAAAAGCCGCTTTGCTGATCCGCAAACTGGAGTTGCGCAGTGCGTAA
- a CDS encoding DUF6124 family protein — translation MKKHTPNPPESLTDSGSFDSRNNRLRDPNHPDPVSYVFTLRPDIDTPTLLTHARETLASLNVLTTDMACKLDDSQRSLALAVQQLAVIGELLVNRALDNLDPVQTAIQH, via the coding sequence ATGAAAAAACACACTCCGAATCCCCCTGAATCCTTAACCGATTCAGGATCCTTCGACTCCCGCAACAATCGCCTCCGCGACCCGAATCATCCCGATCCCGTCAGCTACGTTTTCACCCTCCGTCCCGATATCGATACCCCCACGCTACTCACCCACGCCCGCGAAACCCTCGCCTCGCTCAACGTCCTGACCACCGACATGGCCTGCAAGCTGGACGATTCCCAGCGCAGCCTCGCCTTGGCGGTCCAGCAATTGGCCGTGATCGGCGAGTTGCTGGTCAATCGCGCACTGGACAATCTCGACCCGGTGCAAACCGCAATTCAACATTGA
- the ampC gene encoding class C beta-lactamase, whose translation MSFIISTKVISRSAFGLLFGAATCMAAPQTDEQLEALVNGVVTPVMQQQNIPGLAIALTVNGKAHYFNYGVAAKDTGQKVSENTLFEIGSVSKTFTATLAGYAQATGKLNLSTKASQLWPELKGSAFDNVSVLQLGTYSAGGLPLQFPDAADSADKMLGYYQQWKPAYPPGSHRLYSNPSLGLFGYLTAKSLGQPFAQAMNETLLPQLGLKHTFIQVPASEEQLYAKGYDKNDQPVRVSPGALDAEAYGIKTSAADMLRYVEANLKPASLQQPLQNAIAATHTGYYSVGDMTQGLGWERYAYPISLNKLQDGNSTPMAMEAHKVKWVNAPQPEPANVLYNKTGATGGFGAYVAFVPSKDLGIVILANKNYPNAERVKIAHEIFSALKD comes from the coding sequence ATGTCTTTCATTATCTCGACCAAAGTCATTTCCCGCAGTGCTTTCGGCCTGTTATTCGGCGCCGCCACGTGCATGGCAGCCCCACAAACCGATGAACAACTGGAAGCGCTGGTCAACGGTGTGGTCACACCGGTGATGCAACAACAGAACATTCCCGGTTTGGCCATCGCACTGACCGTCAACGGCAAGGCGCATTACTTTAACTACGGCGTCGCCGCCAAGGACACCGGGCAGAAAGTCAGCGAAAACACCCTGTTTGAAATCGGTTCGGTGAGCAAAACCTTCACCGCAACCCTCGCCGGTTACGCCCAGGCAACGGGCAAACTGAATCTGTCGACCAAGGCCAGCCAACTCTGGCCGGAACTCAAAGGCAGCGCATTCGACAACGTCAGCGTGCTGCAACTGGGCACCTACAGCGCCGGCGGTTTGCCGCTGCAGTTCCCTGACGCGGCGGACTCCGCGGACAAAATGCTCGGCTACTACCAGCAATGGAAACCGGCTTATCCGCCGGGTAGCCATCGTCTGTATTCCAATCCGAGCCTGGGCCTGTTCGGTTATCTGACGGCAAAAAGTCTCGGCCAGCCATTTGCTCAGGCCATGAACGAAACCCTGCTGCCGCAGCTGGGCCTCAAGCACACCTTTATTCAAGTGCCCGCGTCTGAAGAGCAGCTCTACGCCAAGGGTTATGACAAGAACGACCAACCCGTGCGAGTCAGCCCCGGCGCGCTCGACGCCGAAGCCTATGGCATCAAGACCAGCGCGGCGGACATGCTGCGTTACGTCGAGGCCAACCTGAAACCGGCCAGCCTGCAACAACCGCTGCAAAATGCCATTGCCGCGACCCACACCGGTTACTACAGCGTGGGCGACATGACCCAAGGCCTGGGTTGGGAGCGCTATGCCTACCCAATCAGCCTGAACAAATTGCAGGACGGCAACTCGACGCCGATGGCAATGGAGGCGCACAAGGTCAAATGGGTGAACGCACCGCAGCCGGAACCGGCCAACGTGCTGTACAACAAAACCGGCGCGACCGGTGGCTTTGGCGCGTACGTGGCGTTTGTGCCGTCGAAGGATCTGGGCATCGTGATCCTGGCGAACAAGAATTACCCGAATGCGGAGCGGGTGAAGATCGCGCATGAGATCTTCAGCGCGCTGAAGGACTGA
- a CDS encoding LysR family transcriptional regulator — protein MIRPQLPLNALRAFEASARHLSFTRAAVELCVTQAAVSHQVKSLEAQLNVTLFKRLPRGLMLTSEGETLLPVLSTSFDHIAQILERLAGGQYREMLTVGAVGTFAVGWLLPRLADFRAKHPLIDLRLSTNNNRVDVAAEGLDYAIRFGAGAWHGIEATRLLDAPLSVLCVPEIARQLHTPGDLLQQNLLRSYRTDEWPEWFQAAGLATQAAPPQSIVFDSSLAMMEAALQGSGVALAPPLMFARQLAADAICQPFAIEITTVSYWLTRLQSRPETAAMLAFKNWLLQISG, from the coding sequence ATGATTCGACCTCAATTGCCGCTCAATGCATTGCGCGCCTTCGAAGCATCGGCGCGTCATCTGAGCTTCACCCGTGCTGCCGTGGAGTTGTGCGTCACCCAGGCCGCCGTCAGTCATCAGGTGAAAAGCCTCGAAGCGCAGCTTAACGTGACCCTGTTCAAACGCCTGCCCCGTGGGCTGATGCTGACCAGTGAGGGCGAAACCTTATTGCCGGTGTTGAGCACTTCGTTTGACCACATCGCGCAGATTCTGGAACGTCTGGCGGGTGGACAATATCGCGAGATGTTGACGGTTGGCGCAGTCGGCACGTTCGCCGTGGGGTGGTTGTTGCCGAGGCTGGCGGACTTTCGGGCGAAACATCCGCTCATAGATTTGCGGTTGTCGACGAACAACAATCGCGTCGACGTTGCGGCAGAAGGGCTGGATTACGCGATCCGGTTTGGCGCCGGTGCCTGGCATGGCATTGAGGCCACGCGCTTGCTCGATGCGCCGCTGTCGGTGTTGTGCGTGCCGGAAATCGCCCGGCAATTGCACACGCCGGGGGATCTGTTGCAGCAGAACCTGCTGCGCTCCTATCGCACCGATGAATGGCCGGAATGGTTTCAGGCAGCGGGGCTGGCAACCCAGGCGGCACCACCGCAGAGCATCGTCTTCGACTCGTCACTGGCGATGATGGAAGCGGCGTTGCAGGGCAGCGGGGTGGCGTTGGCGCCGCCGCTAATGTTCGCCCGGCAATTGGCGGCGGATGCGATTTGCCAGCCGTTTGCGATTGAGATTACGACGGTGAGTTACTGGTTAACTCGGTTGCAGTCACGCCCGGAGACCGCAGCGATGCTTGCGTTCAAAAACTGGCTGCTACAAATCTCTGGTTGA